From the Candidatus Bathyarchaeia archaeon genome, one window contains:
- a CDS encoding EVE domain-containing protein: protein MVEADGYILRIATKQWVEQVFNMAIYYTNARRKWKPGQTILFMHKTGKGDAVVGYGEIGNLYSIDELSEEEKLECEKHGWKKAIEFTYVKEFENPLSIKDTFLKDLKIRGKYFHGFPLKREQITSIIEQAENR from the coding sequence ATGGTTGAAGCTGACGGTTACATTTTAAGAATAGCCACCAAACAGTGGGTAGAGCAAGTCTTTAACATGGCAATCTACTACACTAACGCTCGCAGAAAATGGAAACCGGGACAAACCATACTTTTCATGCATAAGACTGGCAAGGGCGATGCTGTTGTAGGCTATGGTGAAATAGGGAACTTATACTCAATTGATGAGCTTTCTGAAGAAGAAAAACTTGAATGCGAAAAACACGGTTGGAAGAAGGCAATAGAATTCACTTATGTTAAAGAATTCGAAAACCCATTATCGATAAAGGATACGTTTCTTAAAGATTTGAAGATTCGAGGGAAATACTTTCATGGTTTTCCCCTTAAAAGAGAACAAATAACATCAATTATAGAGCAAGCAGAAAATCGTTAA
- a CDS encoding zinc-binding dehydrogenase — protein MKAAMLYGVKDLRVEEVEKPKVNAGEILVKVKTATTCGTDLKIFQRGYVEKVIKLPTIFGHEWAGEVVEVGENLEWPMRGMRVRAGNSAPCLHCTMCQKGKYNLCENMIWLWGAYAEYIKVPARMVLVNMQEIPQHVSFEEAAVTEPLACVLHGVEEADVKLGDSVAIIGAGPIGLLHMLTVKKMGVEKAIMIDLVEERLNFAEKLGADETVNAGKTDVIEAVRKFTRGYGADVVIEAIGLPATWEQALRLVRKGGTVLEFGGCPPGTEVKVNAEMLHYGEVTVMGAFHTTPLHFRKALNLIASRTIDVRPLITRKIKLDNITEAFNILSTSKTEIKIAINP, from the coding sequence ATGAAAGCAGCCATGCTTTATGGTGTAAAAGACCTAAGAGTTGAGGAAGTTGAAAAACCGAAGGTTAATGCCGGCGAAATTCTTGTCAAAGTGAAAACAGCAACAACTTGTGGCACAGATTTAAAAATATTTCAGAGGGGCTATGTTGAGAAGGTTATAAAGCTTCCAACAATTTTTGGTCATGAGTGGGCTGGAGAAGTTGTTGAAGTAGGAGAGAATTTGGAATGGCCTATGAGAGGGATGCGTGTTCGTGCTGGCAACAGTGCGCCTTGTTTGCATTGCACAATGTGCCAGAAGGGCAAGTATAATCTTTGCGAGAATATGATTTGGCTTTGGGGTGCTTACGCAGAATACATTAAGGTTCCAGCGCGGATGGTTTTGGTGAACATGCAAGAAATTCCACAGCATGTTTCTTTTGAAGAAGCAGCCGTCACTGAGCCCTTGGCATGTGTTTTGCATGGCGTTGAAGAAGCGGATGTTAAATTGGGCGATTCCGTGGCTATAATTGGTGCTGGGCCAATTGGATTACTGCATATGTTGACGGTTAAGAAAATGGGCGTGGAAAAGGCAATAATGATTGACCTTGTGGAGGAGAGACTGAATTTTGCAGAAAAGCTCGGCGCTGATGAAACAGTTAACGCTGGAAAAACGGATGTTATTGAGGCTGTTCGTAAATTTACTCGTGGTTACGGTGCGGATGTGGTAATCGAAGCAATAGGGTTGCCAGCTACATGGGAGCAAGCCCTTAGACTTGTTAGGAAAGGTGGAACAGTCTTGGAGTTTGGTGGCTGTCCTCCTGGAACGGAAGTGAAAGTTAACGCGGAAATGCTGCATTATGGTGAAGTAACAGTTATGGGCGCTTTCCACACGACGCCGTTGCATTTCAGAAAAGCCCTTAATTTGATAGCGTCTAGAACAATTGATGTAAGACCGCTAATAACAAGAAAAATAAAATTAGACAATATTACGGAAGCATTTAACATACTATCTACATCAAAAACCGAAATTAAAATAGCTATAAACCCATAG